The Quercus robur chromosome 7, dhQueRobu3.1, whole genome shotgun sequence genome has a segment encoding these proteins:
- the LOC126691420 gene encoding F-box protein At3g07870-like, with protein MPNILSSSGMFLSADDDYDHGHVVYLWNPSIRKYKKLPPSHFIHSFGPSDYCFTFGLAYHYQNNDYKILKLIYEYSPGEKVPPAEAEVYTLRTDSWRRFVISVESSSGSRPLGSVDYLNESHLLFFNGALHSIACSEDYKFILSFDVNDERFREILLPQNYLDGFSLLFEALAVFKGSLTLFVFGEALADKSNLCHLWVMKEYGVVESWTKKTIQRKEAAEFFDCIVDGTVKGERYTFWPFWKLSFDPESLNKEIFRIPNAGCIINATNFVESLVLLDGINISQE; from the coding sequence atgcccaatattttatcatcttcaggcATGTTCCTCAGTGCTGATGATGACTATGACCATGGTCACGTAGTATATTTGTGGAACCCAAGCATTAGAAAGTATAAAAAGCTTCCACCTAGTcacttcattcattcttttggTCCCTCAGATTATTGTTTCACATTTGGACTTGCCTATCATTACCAAAACAATGACTACAAGATTCTAAAACTTATTTATGAATACTCTCCTGGAGAAAAAGTGCCGCCAGCTGAGGCCGAGGTTTACACATTGAGAACAGATTCATGGAGAAGGTTTGTAATATCTGTGGAGTCCTCAAGTGGGTCTAGACCCCTTGGATCTGTTGATTATCTAAATGAGTcccaccttttattttttaatggagcTCTACACTCTATAGCATGTTCTGAGGactacaaatttattttgtcCTTTGACGTCAATGATGAGAGATTCCGGGAGATATTGCTTCCTCAAAATTACTTAGATggtttttctctactttttgaAGCTCTTGCAGTGTTCAAGGGATCACTCacattgtttgtttttggtgaaGCTCTAGCTGACAAGAGTAATCTATGCCACCTATGGGTAATGAAGGAGTATGGTGTGGTTGAGTCCTGGACTAAAAAAACTATACAAAGGAAAGAAGCTGCAGAATTCTTTGACTGCATCGTTGACGGCACAGTCAAAGGGGAACGTTATACGTTTTGGCCCTTTTGGAAGCTTTCATTTGACCCTGAGAGTTTAAACAAGGAAATTTTTAGAATTCCAAATGCTGGATGTATAATCAATGCAACTAATTTTGTGGAAAGCTTAGTTTTACTTGATGGGATAAACATCTCACAGGAATGA
- the LOC126693474 gene encoding uncharacterized protein LOC126693474 gives MGETGLFAVAQSLVMMKGLLDRCLNRESALDRVRAKAEQTEEELGQLHQWRSKMERKLELSEKVRKELEEKTATALTAIENKEAEIKQLKVEIRQAKEAAVEEYRCSETCLGELSDSFLQGFDDSLRQVKKAYPELDLTMVKLEDQAQTSALPVASENTEDLFGDGAAQGDGDSAPSKDVPVTEEKKD, from the exons atgggggagacgggcctctttgccgtcgctcag tccttggtcatgatgaagggtctactggaccggtgtctcaaccgtgagagtGCCTTGGACCGGGTTCGCGCAAAGGCAGAGCAGACGGAGGAGGAGCTCGGACAACTCCATCAATGGAGGTCCAAGATGGAGAggaagctggagctttctgagaaggtgaggaaggagctggaggagaagacggccACTGCGCTGACGGCCATAGAGAATAAAGAGGCGGAGATCAAACAACTCAAAGTTGAGATCCGTCAGGCGAAAGAGGCAGCCGTCGAGGAGTATCGATGCTCGGAAACCTGTTTGGGCGAGCTGTCGGACTCCTTCCTTCAAGGCTTTGATGACTCtctccgtcaagtcaagaaggcTTATCCAGAGCTGGATTTGACGATGGTCAAACTTGAAGATcaagcccagacttctgccctccccgtcgcctcagaaaatacggaggacctttTTGGCGACGGTGCTGCTCAAGGAGACGGAGATTCCGccccgtcgaaggatgtcccGGTtactgaagaaaagaaagattga